In one Populus nigra chromosome 12, ddPopNigr1.1, whole genome shotgun sequence genomic region, the following are encoded:
- the LOC133670167 gene encoding THO complex subunit 2-like isoform X6: MSTTLPPMECLHVTEEFLLELKSGNRSFRLPHPVPIHRFLYELSWTLVRGELPFQKCKAALDSVEFVDKMSAVGLGSNFADIITQMAQDLTMSGEYRSRLIKLAKWLVESALVPLRFFQERCEEEFLWEAEMIKIKAQDLKGKEVRVNTRLLYQQTKFNLLREESEGYAKLVTLLCRGSEDTAENTSAATIGIIKSLIGHFDLDPNRVFDIVLECFELQPDSNVFLELIPIFPKSHASQILGFKFQYYQRMELNSPVPFGLFKLTALLVKEEFIDLDSICAHLLPKDDEAFEHYNTFSSKRLDAAYKIGKINLAATGKDLMDDEKQGDVTIDLFAALDMETEAVAERFSDLEKNQTLGLLTGFLSVDDWYHAHILFERLSPLNPVAHTQICGGLFRLIEKTISSAYNIIRQPHVQNCGSPAVAVIDAMDVTSSSGHVSLIDLPKEFFQMLVTVGPYLYRDTLLLQKVCRVLRGYYMSALELVDSGDGALNGESLIPRNRVLRLHLREGRSMVEEALGACLLPSLQLVPANPAAGQEIWEVMSLLPYEVRYRLYGEWEKDDERNPMVLAARQTAKLDTRRILKRLAKENLKQLGRMVAKLAHANPMTVLRTIVHQIEAYRDMITPVVDAFKYLTQLEYDILEYVVIERLAQGGRDKLKDDGLNLSDWLQSLASFWGHLCKKYPSMELRGLFQYLVNQLKKGQGIELVLLQELVQQMANVQYTENLTEEQLDAMAGSETLRYQATSFGVTRNNKALFKSTNRLRDSLLPKDEPKLAIPLLLLIAQHRSVVVINADAPYIKMVSEQFDRCHGTLLQYVEFLCGAVTPPSAYAQLIPSLDDLVHLYHLDPEVAFLIYRPVMRLFKCEGSLEVFWPLDSNETVTTTSANLEPEAREYSGRVILDLGSLHKPVMWSDLLETVKTMLPSKAWNSLSPDLYATFWGLTLYDLYVPRNRYESEIAKQQAALKALEELSDNSSSAITKRKKEKERIQESLDRLTSELHKHEENVSSVRRRLSREKDKWLTSCPDTLKINMEFLQRCIFPRCTFSMPDAVYCAMFVHTLHSLGTPFFNTVNHIDVLICKTLQPMICCCTEYEAGRLGRFLYETLKIAYYWKSDETIYERECGNMPGFAVYYRFPNSQRVTYGQFIKVHWKWSQRMSRLLIQCLESSEYMEIRNALILLTKISGVFPVTKRSGINLEKRVTRIKSDEREDLKVLATGVAAALAARKPSWVTDEEFGMGYLDIKPPSVASKSLSGNVAAAQNSSALNVSQGEPADGRALVTGSQHGDPGNSNRDLISRAKHADGRSDRTENISHLKSDLGHQKSKGGSSTNGSNAQSAVSSAAVPIGASRSAENQKGMDDSTNRTLEDSTVRVAAKNLAESELKVSTKRPVSKTPKQDVVKDDNKSGKGAGRTLSSSTSDKDIQVHLSEGRQGGASNVSSALTLNGNALSVSEKVSTMFTRTSDSYGVESKPDSGGNKPMLKDEATEVADVQKPPSRLVHSPRHDNSVAASKSSDKLQKRASPAEEPDRLSKRQKGDVELGDLEGEVKFSERERSTDTRSADLDKVGNDEQNLYRSVDKPLDRSKDKGNDRYDRDHRERSERPDKSRGDDSLADRSRDKSMERYGRELSVERGQDRVADRSFDRLADKAKDDRSKLRYNDTSAEKSQVDDRFHGQNLPPPPPLPPHMVPQSVTSGRREEDADRRFGTTRHVQRLSPRHDEKERRRSEENSLVSQDDAKRRKEDDVRERKREEREGLSIKSLISI; the protein is encoded by the exons GTCAGGGTAAATACTCGTCTTCTTtatcaacaaacaaaatttaaccTTCTCCGTGAAGAGAGTGAGGGCTATGCCAAACTG GTTACTCTTCTCTGTCGAGGTTCTGAAGATACAGCTGAAAATACATCAGCAGCGACAATAGGCATCATTAAG TCATTGATCGGTCATTTTGATCTGGACCCAAATCGTGTTTTCGACATT GTTTTAGAGTGTTTTGAACTTCAGCCTGATAGCAATGTCTTTTTGGAACTGATTCCCATATTTCCTAAG tCGCATGCATCACAAATTCTTGGTTTTAAGTTTCAGTATTATCAGCGAATGGAATTAAATAGCCCTGTGCCATTTGGGCTCTTTAAGCTTACAGCCTTACTAGTGAAGGAAGAGTTCATTGATCTTGATAGTAT ATGTGCACATTTACTCCCTAAGGATGATGAGGCTTTTGAGCATTATAACACGTTTTCTTCCAAACGATTGGATGCG GCCTacaaaattggaaaaataaatctgGCTGCTACTGGAAAGGACCTCATGGATGATGAGAAGCAAGGAGATGTGACAATAGATCTTTTTGCTGCCTTAGACATGGAAACTGAGGCAGTAGCTGAACGATTCTCtgatcttgaaaaaaatcaaactttggGCTTGCTGACTGGTTTCCTTTCTGTGGATGACTG GTATCATGCCCATATACTTTTCGAACGTCTCTCTCCTCTAAATCCTGTTGCACATACTCAAATATGTGGTGGCTTGTTTAG GCTCATTGAAAAGACGATCTCATCAGCATATAATATTATTCGTCAACCACATGTTCAAAATTGTGGGTCTCCAGCAGTTGCTGTTATTGATGCCATGGATGTGACAAGTTCTTCAGGCCATGTCTCTTTAATTGATCTTCCCAAAGAATTTTTTCAGATGCTTGTAACAGTTGGACCTTATCTTTACCGTGATACGTTATTGCTGCAGAAG GTTTGTAGAGTGTTAAGAGGTTACTATATGTCTGCACTTGAGCTTGTAGATAGTGGTGATGGAGCTCTAAATGGTGAATCTCTTATTCCTAGAAATCGAGTTCTTCGTTTGCACCTAAGGGAAGGTAGGTCAATGGTTGAGGAAGCCCTGGGAGCATGTTTACTTCCTTCTTTACAGCTGGTACCTGCAAATCCAGCAGCTGGGCAGGAGATCTGGGAAGTAATGAGTCTCCTTCCATATGAG GTGCGATATCGTTTATATGGTGAATGGGAAAAAGATGATGAGCGGAATCCAATGGTTTTGGCTGCAAGGCAAACAGCCAAG TTGGATACTAGAAGGATATTGAAAAGGCTtgcaaaggaaaatttgaagcAGCTGGGTAGGATGGTTGCAAAATTAGCGCATGCTAACCCGATGACTGTCCTTCGAACTATTGTTCATCAG ATTGAGGCATACAGGGATATGATCACTCCTGTTGTGGATGCTTTCAAGTATTTGACACAG CTTGAGTATGATATCTTGGAATATGTTGTAATTGAGCGGTTAGCACAAGGTGGTCGTGATAAGCTGAAGGATGATGGCCTTAATTTGTCAGACTGGCTTCAATCACTGGCTTCATTCTGGGGTCACCT GTGTAAGAAGTACCCATCTATGGAATTGAGAGGCCTTTTCCAGTATTTAGTGAACCAGTTGAAAAAGGGCCAGGGGATTGAGCTTGTTCTTCTGCAG GAGCTTGTTCAACAAATGGCAAATGTTCAATACACAGAAAACTTAACAGAGGAACAGTTGGATGCCATGGCAGGGAGTGAGACACTTCGGTATCAAGCTACTTCTTTTGGAGTAACAAGGAATAACAAG GCGTTGTTCAAATCTACTAACAGGCTTCGAGACTCCTTGCTTCCTAAGGATGAACCAAAGCTAGCGATCCCCCTTTTGTTACTTATTGCTCAACATCGATCTGT GGTTGTCATAAATGCAGATGCTCCTTACATTAAAATGGTCAGTGAGCAGTTTGATAGGTGTCATGGAACTCTTCTTCAATATGTGGAATTCCTCTGTGGTGCTGTGACACCACCCTCTGCATATGCTCAGTTAATTCCCTCTCTTGATGATCTTGTCCACCTGTATCATCTTGATCCTGAG GTTGCATTTTTAATATACCGCCCAGTCATGAGACTCTTCAAGTGTGAGGGTAGTTTAGAGGTTTTCTGGCCCTTAGACAGCAATGAAACAGTAACTACTACAAGTGCAAACCTGGAGCCTGAAGCTAGAGAATATTCTGGCAGAGTGATTCTGGATCTTGGCTCTCTCCATAAGCCTGTAAT GTGGTCAGATCTTCTTGAGACTGTGAAAACCATGTTGCCTTCAAAAGCCTGGAATAGTCTCTCACCTGATCTCTATGCCACTTTCTGGGGACTTACACTTTATGATCTATATGTCCCTAGAAACCGTTACGAGTCTGAAATTGCCAAGCAGCAAGCTGCTCTTAAAGCTCTGGAAGAGCTTTCTGATAATTCTAGTTCAGCAATTACTaaaaggaagaaggagaaggaaaggATTCAAGAATCTCTCGATCGTCTGACTAGTGAGCTCcataaacatgaagaaaatgttTCTTCTGTTCGTAGACGACTATCTCGTGAAAAGGACAAATGGCTGACTTCTTGTCCTGATACTTTGAAAATTAACATGGAGTTCCTTCAGCGCTGTATTTTTCCCCGTTGTACTTTCAGCATGCCGGATGCTGTATATTGTGCCATGTTTGTACATACTCTTCATTCACTTGGCACACCATTTTTCAACACTGTAAACCACATCGATGTTCTGATATGTAAAACATTACAACCTATGATATGCTGCTGTACTGAATATGAAGCAGGTAGACTTGGGAGGTTTTTGTATGAAACACTCAAGATTGCTTACTACTGGAAG AGTGATGAAACTATATATGAACGTGAGTGTGGAAATATGCCTGGATTTGCTGTGTATTATAGATTCCCAAACAGCCAACGGGTTACATATGGTCAGTTCATTAAG GTACACTGGAAATGGAGTCAGAGAATGTCTCGGCTATTGATTCAGTGTCTGGAATCATCTGAGTACATGGAAATTCGAAATGCTCTTATTTTGTTGACAAAAATTTCCGGTGTTTTTCCAGTTACGAAAAGGAGTGGTATTAACCTTGAAAAACGA GTAACTAGAATCAAAAGTGATGAAAGGGAGGATCTCAAGGTTTTGGCTACAGGTGTTGCTGCAGCTTTGGCTGCTAGAAAG CCTTCATGGGTTACAGATGAAGAATTTGGCATGGGATATCTTGACATAAAGCCTCCATCCGTTGCATCAAAGTCTTTATCGGGAAATGTAGCAGCAGCACAAAACAGTTCTGCCCTTAATGTTTCTCAAGGTGAACCTGCTGATGGAAGAGCACTTGTAACTGGAAGCCAACATGGAGATCCTGGGAATTCAAACAGAGATCTGATATCCAGAGCAAAACATGCTGATGGGAGGTCAGATAGAACAGAAAATATCTCACATTTGAAATCTGATCTAGGACATCAGAAATCAAAGGGTGGTTCATCAACCAATGGGTCAAATGCTCAGTCAGCTGTTTCCTCAGCTGCTGTTCCTATAGGTGCATCAAGATCAGCAGAAAATCAGAAGGGGATGGATGACTCCACAAATAGAACATTGGAGGATAGCACTGTCAGAGTAGCTGCAAAGAACTTGGCAGAGTCTGAG TTGAAAGTTTCCACAAAGCGGCCAGTGTCTAAAACACCAAAGCAAGATGTTGTGAAAGATGACAATAAATCTGGAAAAGGCGCTGGCCGAACTCTATCCTCATCCACAAGTGACAAAGACATCCAGGTTCATTTATCAGAGGGAAGACAAGGGGGTGCTTCTAATGTTTCTTCTGCGCTCACTTTGAATGGTAATGCTCTTTCAGTGTCTGAAAAAGTCTCTACTATGTTTACAAGAACTTCTGATTCTTATGGTGTAGAATCAAAGCCAGATAGTGGAGGTAACAAACCTATGCTAAAAGATGAAGCAACTGAAGTTGCTGATGTGCAGAAGCCACCTTCTCGACTTGTTCATTCTCCTAGGCATGATAACTCTGTTGCTGCTTCAAAGTCTAGTGATAAATTGCAAAAGAGAGCAAGTCCTGCTGAAGAACCTGACAGATTAAGTAAACGGCAAAAAGGGGATGTCGAATTGGGAGATTTAGAGGGTGAAGTTAAATTCTCTGAAAGAGAGAGGTCCACCGATACTCGATCTGCGGATCTTGATAAAGTGGGAAATGATGAACAGAATCTATATAGGAGCGTAGATAAACCTTTGGATAGGTCAAAAGATAAAGGTAATGATAGATATGACAGGGACCATAGGGAAAGATCAGAGCGTCCTGATAAATCCCGTGGAGATGATAGTTTAGCTGACAGATCGAGAGATAAATCAATGGAAAGATATGGAAGAGAGCTTTCAGTTGAGAGAGGGCAGGATAGGGTTGCTGATAGGAGTTTTGACAGACTAGCTGACAAAGCCAAAGATGACAGAAGCAAATTACGTTACAATGATACCTCTGCAGAAAAATCTCAGGTTGATGATCGTTTTCATGGGCAAAACTTGCCTCCGCCACCACCTTTACCTCCTCATATGGTTCCCCAATCAGTTACTTCTGgtagaagagaagaagatgcaGACAGAAGGTTTGGAACTACCAGACATGTTCAGAGGCTTTCTCCTAGGCATGATGAGAAAGAACGAAGACGATCAGAAGAAAATTCCTTGGTTTCACAGGATGATGCAAAACGTAGAAAAGAGGATGATGTTCGTGAGAGAAAGCGAGAAGAGCGAGAGGGGCTGTCAATCAAG